In Chryseobacterium shigense, the following proteins share a genomic window:
- a CDS encoding chorismate mutase has product MNLKDVKNEWINELSQPLMIAGPCSAESEAQMLETAKRIKETNAPVPVFRAGIWKPRTKPNGFEGVGVIGLNWLKKVKEEYGFKTATEVANAHHVFAALEADVDILWIGARSTVNPFTVQEIAMALRGTDKPVFVKNPVNPDLALWIGALERLLGQDINNLGVIHRGFSTYQKTKYRNNPNWQIALDFKSQFPNIPMLIDPSHICGNRTGLADVTQEAFNVGYQGAIIETHCNPDEAWSDASQQITPEVLAELIGNLKVRNSGLAGFDNEMGRHRTLISDLDFQLIELLSQRMKISEKIGKLKKENDIAIFQPERWKVITEYATQKAKETGMSQEFIEKVFKAIHEESIEVQNNIMIER; this is encoded by the coding sequence ATGAATTTAAAAGATGTAAAAAACGAGTGGATCAATGAGCTTTCACAGCCACTGATGATCGCAGGGCCATGCAGCGCGGAAAGTGAAGCACAAATGCTTGAGACCGCTAAAAGGATAAAAGAAACCAATGCTCCTGTACCTGTTTTCCGTGCCGGAATCTGGAAACCCCGCACAAAACCTAACGGCTTTGAAGGAGTAGGAGTAATTGGTTTGAACTGGCTGAAAAAAGTAAAGGAAGAATACGGTTTTAAAACAGCTACAGAAGTGGCGAATGCTCATCACGTATTTGCTGCTTTGGAAGCCGATGTAGATATCCTTTGGATCGGAGCCCGTTCTACCGTAAACCCTTTTACAGTTCAGGAAATTGCAATGGCTTTAAGAGGAACTGACAAGCCCGTGTTCGTTAAAAATCCTGTAAACCCGGATCTTGCTTTGTGGATCGGTGCTTTAGAAAGGCTTTTAGGGCAGGATATTAACAATCTGGGTGTGATTCACAGAGGATTTTCAACTTACCAGAAAACAAAATACAGAAATAATCCCAACTGGCAGATCGCCCTTGATTTTAAAAGCCAGTTTCCCAATATTCCAATGCTGATAGACCCGTCCCACATTTGCGGAAACAGAACAGGTCTTGCAGATGTTACACAGGAAGCATTTAACGTAGGATACCAGGGTGCAATCATTGAAACCCACTGCAATCCGGACGAAGCGTGGAGCGATGCCTCACAGCAGATCACACCGGAAGTTCTTGCGGAACTGATCGGAAATCTGAAAGTAAGGAACTCAGGTCTTGCAGGTTTCGATAATGAAATGGGAAGACACAGAACTTTGATCTCCGATCTTGATTTCCAGCTGATCGAGCTTCTTTCCCAGAGAATGAAGATCTCAGAAAAAATAGGTAAACTTAAAAAGGAGAATGATATTGCTATCTTCCAGCCGGAAAGATGGAAAGTAATTACAGAATACGCTACTCAGAAAGCTAAGGAAACCGGGATGTCTCAGGAATTTATTGAAAAGGTC